Within the Ostrinia nubilalis chromosome 12, ilOstNubi1.1, whole genome shotgun sequence genome, the region cataaaatggcACTTGCTCTTCCTATAATCTATTACGTACACTTAAGGTCTATTTTCGCTACTACTTCGTTGCTTAGATACGTGTATTTAGTGATGTGGTATTTCAAGTCTTCTCCCACTGTTGTGACCTCTGCTGCATCTTCAACGGACGGTTCTGAAAATAATACGTGGGTTACAtcttctatagtctggtctgcgaacacgtagaattttgtccaatgaccccaagctacccattcttatcgctcgcgcgtaattatattgctgtcgcgactgtgcgacgagcgcccgcagtgagtgtgcgagcccgacAGCACATTAATTATATGATAACCATAGACCGGGCTTTATTCATCACcagacaattttttttctagagTGAcaaggaatcgaacccaggactcTGACAAATACGCGGCGCTTTTCAACGATGGATTGTAACCAAGGCACCGCATAGACGTATTTTCAAATCACTACTACTACCTGTGCTACTACATACAATCTGTACGAATACACTTTGGCAATTTTGCAAACGTAGAGCAGACTAACATCGACACAAAACATTCTATGGACTGGTAATACTGAAcctgtttagattttttttttcattttagtcGAATTTTATCGCATTTCATACCAACAAGCCAGGATCCAATGAGTAGTCTATAGTATTATACCAAATCCTTACCTAGGTTTTGCCAGACAGGTGGAGGGAAGACTGGTTGCTGAGAGAAAACGTAGACCATTTTGGAATCACGTTTCACGCCCGcatctttttcttttttggtcaGTTCTGCTCGATACCAGAACGCATTTTTCCTGCAGAATTaaaaccataaaaatattttgcagtATATTTTACAACGAATATTGTGAATagagtgtatttatttatttggaaaaccagggttttaaaatatgtaataacaACACGTTTTTTTAAGGGTTTACAAACGAATTTGCACAtaagactgcatctcacttaacatcaggtgcgattgcggtcaaataccatGTTTTTGGCttgttattcataaaaaaaatcttatcttgatggtttttgtttttctaagGGTTCGAAAAGGCTCCACAGCAAAACTTCGTTTCGTTCCTAAGGTACGGTGCAAAATGTAGATGTCGTTACTTTAGATGAGATATTAGGGCGTCGACGTCACGCTAGGTGGCGTATGGGTCGCTGAATATTATTTTCACTGGAAACCTGAATAATCACCTACACAGGGTAAATAAGACAAGTGTATCTTCTAGCATGAGTAATTAATCTCTTGTATATTATGGATGCAGTAAATTATATTGAGTACATATCTTTCTTTTGCACCAACTCACATGACACCctgtgggattcgaacccgatACCACAGCTTGTAGCCGTGTACCTAAACAACAGaccagtagccttattcacgtaacaataCTTCGAGTTGCGATcttatcgagtaatcgttctgtcaaaatgacccttgtgaatacgtatttagaactgtttttcaatgggacgacttttgaacgtcagcgagattttgactgtgttaaaatacgtgaattaggctaCTGAATAGGCAGCCGTGTCTAGTAACTTACTTCAAGTGATCCTGCACCAAGTTGTTGGCTATGGGCATCGCTATCCTCTGTAGGGGGTCGCTCATCAGCTGGCCCACGCTTCGGACTGGAGACTTGTCCGACACGTAGTGTTCTAAGAGACGCGTCGCTATGGGCTTCAGGCCGGCTGCAAGTGAATTAGAACCTTAGGAGCTGGTCATTAAATGGATTTTGCATCAACAACTTAGAGGCTATTTGTAGCCATCGCTAAGTTTATACAGTTAACACATTAACAGCTTATgtactacatattattatagtaaattgTAAATGAGACTGTTTGACTCTACTATTGTGTCTAACtagtcatttttttttaaaaaagtctaCAAACTTGTGGACAactaatttgttaaaaaaatcttgaggTAACAATCTAAATGACAGACACTAAGTACCTACGTAAGATTTGTTTTGTCACAATCAATTTcgtgaaatgtattaccaatatCAGCTCGCAAGCAAGTTTCCGCTCGATACAAGTGCTCTAAGCAGGCATGAACTTGGGCAAACTTCATCAATAGATTCTTCCACGGACTTATGTCGATCTCGTCGGCTATCAGCGGCACCTATGAAACAGAATTTATTAGAGATCATCATACTAAACACTGGtatcttgtgtagttgtaaTTGGTGCCATTTTGCAATAACCTTTTAGATAGATATGGCGCCGACCGTTTTCGACTTGAGACCGCATTCGGCCAAGCGCAGTATAAAGCAGCTAGCATGATGGAGCTACACTCACAGTAGTTGAAATACAATAAGCTGAGGAAAAATTATCTGCGTGTGCAAAGTCTAAGTTTTGCAGATGGCTGACATAATTTTTCACATTTAGTGAGTGTCAGATCTTattttatagtctatccaatatagcttgattagaatgacagctgccatcaaaagtaacgacataactttgtagtagcgatcaatgagagctaaattttatcggacaagaaataattcacgtctgacctacaaacaatattttcgacgacagtgcttccaataaaaatgttaatttcgtgtaaatgcagcgttaaattacaccaataagtagtaattcgaaattataaaaatcaagctagagtattaacgacgtctctacaaggttatctcgagttacaaaaatgttagtgttgggacatatcgacaaatgtcatattaaattaaaactaattttttaacatatttaacaaaaaaattttctaactaattttttaacatatttaagtcaagttatacgtttttctaaatgttcactattaaaaaccaaaaaacatttcattcttaaataatcaaacatcggaaatcaatcaccggtaattttttgggtattcatagcaccgttgctctagaagagatgcccaccgcgccctctagcgagaggaaaaaaccactgaagaacactgatgataatgactacgacttaggttgtacacccttgacatgaattttaaattttactgtctttcaatttaaatcataattgtaatttttatgaataaagatatgaagaaaaattgattgcatttttttatatcattttttcgaaaacttatcgatacatctatgtgaaccgtacgaaacatacccagcactagtcacattcgtttgacagccgtcattctaatcaagctatattggatagactatagtacgTATTCATCATTCTTTCGATGACGCGGGCCTCTAATATCCCGTAGGGTAAGTCATGCAATTaactaaaggacaatgaccaaaaatgtatggagtgtggtccaaatgtccaccactaacgagacctatgtagtaaaatagtctactaaatactgattcattataaccaaaccgcaatcaaaaatatgctgtcagtaaaaagttatgactgaatgaaaagtctgttttttaccttttcgtccgaaaaatgttcttaatatcattctatccattgcacattttggacttatctacgcatgttatgtcatgtcgcatgtggcgctgggttatagatgaattttattaaataataatgtgcctacaactttgtacgcgtgaaaatagtttaaatattatttcccatttttacaacatttgtctttactgctccgcctctattggctgtaggatgatgttatttatcctaaaatcatccttgataaatgggctatccataacaaaaagaatttttcaaatcggaccagtaagttcttgagattagcgcgtaaactactacaatttttaaacggtcataactttttactgacagcttatttttttttcgtcccatactgaaagttaatctctatttaatggactataagccaatgtAGGTCTCAttggtggtggacatttggaccacttttggtcattgtcctttatctGTTTAAAGAAGGACCGACGTGGATTATGACGCCACCGGTCTCACAAGTAGTAGTAGTACATTAGTGCTGTTTTAGTGCGTTTACCTCATCCTTTCGATGAGGTTAGCCTCACAAACTCCGCAATAAAGCCTACCCAGTCGGTTATACAATTTAATGCAATATATCCAGCTTCCCCACCCCGCCTGGCCAGCGTATAGAATGTGGGCCGAATACCTACTTTGTCTCTGACAAATAAGAAAGGGTTGGACTCGtgaagtggagactaaatgacctgatgatgacgaAAAGGGCTTACACGGACCGATGATGTCACAAACCTCATTACTGTCCTTCCTCCATTCGACGAGGTGAGCTCCGTATAggccacatttaaataaattttcccCGTAAAATGTCTGACATAGCCCTAAGAGCCACAAACCTCATTACTGTCCTTCCTCTCAGCAGCCAGCCCGTGCTTCTTCAGCGAGGCGAAGTCGTCGACAGTGAGCTCGGCGGCGTCCTCCACGCAGAACGACTCGC harbors:
- the LOC135076472 gene encoding uncharacterized protein LOC135076472 isoform X1, whose amino-acid sequence is MWEYTRVMSLLEHSFFIAGIWTSESRSHESIEQINQTIQDMTMGGEFTLNPFDALSHGEQSIRLECESFCVEDAAELTVDDFASLKKHGLAAERKDSNEVPLIADEIDISPWKNLLMKFAQVHACLEHLYRAETCLRADIAGLKPIATRLLEHYVSDKSPVRSVGQLMSDPLQRIAMPIANNLVQDHLKKNAFWYRAELTKKEKDAGVKRDSKMVYVFSQQPVFPPPVWQNLEPSVEDAAEVTTVGEDLKYHITKYTYLSNEVVAKIDLKCT